One segment of Dama dama isolate Ldn47 chromosome 15, ASM3311817v1, whole genome shotgun sequence DNA contains the following:
- the SPRTN gene encoding DNA-dependent metalloprotease SPRTN isoform X4 encodes MDEDLVLALQLQEEWNLQVSEREPAQEPLSLVDASWELVDPTPDLQALFVLFNDRFFWGQLEAVEVKWSVRMTLCAGICSYEGRGGMCSIRLSEPLLKLRPRKDLVETLLHEMIHAYLFVTNNDKDREGHGPEFCKHMHRINRLTGANITVYHTFHDEVDEYRRHWWRCNGPCQNSKPYFGYVKRATNRAPSAHDYWWAEHQRTCGGTFIKIKEPENYSKKGNGKTKLGKQAVSEAEHKAHLIKNPPTMQKTWVLSLGWEDPLENGKATHYRILAWRIPWTVQSMGVTKSRTGLSDFHFHRIPDGRLLN; translated from the exons ATGGATGAGGACCTGGTTTTGGCACTACAGCTTCAGGAGGAGTGGAACTTGCAGGTCTCGGAGCGCGAACCGGCCCAGGAGCCCCTGTCGCTGGTCGACGCGTCCTGGGAGTTGGTGGACCCCACCCCTGACTTACAGGCCCTGTTTGTTCTGTTCAACGACCGTTTCTTCTGGGGCCAACTGGAGGCGGTCGAGGTGAAGTGGAGCGTGCGGATGACGCT GTGTGCTGGGATATGCAGCTATGAAGGGAGGGGTGGAATGTGTTCCATCCGTCTCAGTGAACCCCTTTTAAAGCTGAGACCAAGAAAAGATCTTGTGGAG ACCCTCTTGCATGAAATGATACATGCCTACTTATTTGTCACTAATAATGATAAAGATCGGGAAGGGCATGGTCCAGAGTTTTGTAAGCATATGCATCGCATCAATCGCCTGACAGGAGCCAATATAACG GTGTACCATACTTTCCATGACGAGGTGGACGAGTACCGTCGGCACTGGTGGCGCTGCAATGGGCCGTGCCAGAACAGTAAGCCGTATTTCGGCTATGTGAAGCGCGCCACCAACAGGGCACCCTCCGCCCATGACTACTGGTGGGCTGAACACCAGAGAACCTGTGGAGGCACTTTCATCAAAATCAAGGAGCCAGAGAACTACTCAAAAAAGGGCAATGGGAAGACAAAACTGGGAAAGCAGGCAGTATCAGAAGCAGAGCATAAAG CTcatctgataaagaatccgcctacaatgcagaagacctgggttctatccttgggttgggaagatcccctggagaatggaaaggctacccactacaggattctggcctggagaattccatggactgtacagtcaatgggggtcacaaagagtcggacaggactgagtgactttcactttcacaggatccCTGATG GCAGACTCCTGAATTGA
- the SPRTN gene encoding DNA-dependent metalloprotease SPRTN isoform X3 → MDEDLVLALQLQEEWNLQVSEREPAQEPLSLVDASWELVDPTPDLQALFVLFNDRFFWGQLEAVEVKWSVRMTLCAGICSYEGRGGMCSIRLSEPLLKLRPRKDLVETLLHEMIHAYLFVTNNDKDREGHGPEFCKHMHRINRLTGANITVYHTFHDEVDEYRRHWWRCNGPCQNSKPYFGYVKRATNRAPSAHDYWWAEHQRTCGGTFIKIKEPENYSKKGNGKTKLGKQAVSEAEHKAHLIKNPPTMQKTWVLSLGWEDPLENGKATHYRILAWRIPWTVQSMGVTKSRTGLSDFHFHRIPDGRMESSFLPCL, encoded by the exons ATGGATGAGGACCTGGTTTTGGCACTACAGCTTCAGGAGGAGTGGAACTTGCAGGTCTCGGAGCGCGAACCGGCCCAGGAGCCCCTGTCGCTGGTCGACGCGTCCTGGGAGTTGGTGGACCCCACCCCTGACTTACAGGCCCTGTTTGTTCTGTTCAACGACCGTTTCTTCTGGGGCCAACTGGAGGCGGTCGAGGTGAAGTGGAGCGTGCGGATGACGCT GTGTGCTGGGATATGCAGCTATGAAGGGAGGGGTGGAATGTGTTCCATCCGTCTCAGTGAACCCCTTTTAAAGCTGAGACCAAGAAAAGATCTTGTGGAG ACCCTCTTGCATGAAATGATACATGCCTACTTATTTGTCACTAATAATGATAAAGATCGGGAAGGGCATGGTCCAGAGTTTTGTAAGCATATGCATCGCATCAATCGCCTGACAGGAGCCAATATAACG GTGTACCATACTTTCCATGACGAGGTGGACGAGTACCGTCGGCACTGGTGGCGCTGCAATGGGCCGTGCCAGAACAGTAAGCCGTATTTCGGCTATGTGAAGCGCGCCACCAACAGGGCACCCTCCGCCCATGACTACTGGTGGGCTGAACACCAGAGAACCTGTGGAGGCACTTTCATCAAAATCAAGGAGCCAGAGAACTACTCAAAAAAGGGCAATGGGAAGACAAAACTGGGAAAGCAGGCAGTATCAGAAGCAGAGCATAAAG CTcatctgataaagaatccgcctacaatgcagaagacctgggttctatccttgggttgggaagatcccctggagaatggaaaggctacccactacaggattctggcctggagaattccatggactgtacagtcaatgggggtcacaaagagtcggacaggactgagtgactttcactttcacaggatccCTGATGGTAGGATGGAGTCTAGCTTCTTACCATGTCTGTGA
- the SPRTN gene encoding DNA-dependent metalloprotease SPRTN isoform X1: MDEDLVLALQLQEEWNLQVSEREPAQEPLSLVDASWELVDPTPDLQALFVLFNDRFFWGQLEAVEVKWSVRMTLCAGICSYEGRGGMCSIRLSEPLLKLRPRKDLVETLLHEMIHAYLFVTNNDKDREGHGPEFCKHMHRINRLTGANITVYHTFHDEVDEYRRHWWRCNGPCQNSKPYFGYVKRATNRAPSAHDYWWAEHQRTCGGTFIKIKEPENYSKKGNGKTKLGKQAVSEAEHKDKLNRGEKQLLIPFSGKGYVLGETSNCSSGKCITSHAINETQEPLSQDHSANALRPHSKTEVKFEQNGPSKKTSVASPVLSTSHQNVLSNYFPKVSIANNKAFRSVNGSPKKSLTVGNSTKKSVFSSSQRRVTSSRISLRNSLKAMESTSVTVPQDAGGPEGKLPSKRPRLEDKTFFDNFFIKKEQTQSGGNDLQSSLHPPAAAQNPSSSSSQSRVVHCPVCQDEVSEAQINEHLDWCLERDSTQVKS, translated from the exons ATGGATGAGGACCTGGTTTTGGCACTACAGCTTCAGGAGGAGTGGAACTTGCAGGTCTCGGAGCGCGAACCGGCCCAGGAGCCCCTGTCGCTGGTCGACGCGTCCTGGGAGTTGGTGGACCCCACCCCTGACTTACAGGCCCTGTTTGTTCTGTTCAACGACCGTTTCTTCTGGGGCCAACTGGAGGCGGTCGAGGTGAAGTGGAGCGTGCGGATGACGCT GTGTGCTGGGATATGCAGCTATGAAGGGAGGGGTGGAATGTGTTCCATCCGTCTCAGTGAACCCCTTTTAAAGCTGAGACCAAGAAAAGATCTTGTGGAG ACCCTCTTGCATGAAATGATACATGCCTACTTATTTGTCACTAATAATGATAAAGATCGGGAAGGGCATGGTCCAGAGTTTTGTAAGCATATGCATCGCATCAATCGCCTGACAGGAGCCAATATAACG GTGTACCATACTTTCCATGACGAGGTGGACGAGTACCGTCGGCACTGGTGGCGCTGCAATGGGCCGTGCCAGAACAGTAAGCCGTATTTCGGCTATGTGAAGCGCGCCACCAACAGGGCACCCTCCGCCCATGACTACTGGTGGGCTGAACACCAGAGAACCTGTGGAGGCACTTTCATCAAAATCAAGGAGCCAGAGAACTACTCAAAAAAGGGCAATGGGAAGACAAAACTGGGAAAGCAGGCAGTATCAGAAGCAGAGCATAAAG ACAAACTGAACAGAGGGGAGAAACAGCTGTTAATCCCCTTTAGCGGGAAAGGTTATGTCCTAGGGGAAACCAGCAATTGTTCATCTGGGAAATGTATCACTTCACATGCTATTAATGAAACCCAAGAGCCTTTAAGTCAAGACCATTCAGCAAATGCCCTGAGACCTCATTCTAAAACTGAGGTGAAATTTGAACAGAATGGTCCAAGTAAAAAGACTTCCGTAGCATCCCCTGTTCTCAGTACCAGTCATCAAAATGTCTTAAGCAACTACTTCCCTAAAGTGTCCATTGCCAACAACAAGGCTTTCAGAAGTGTGAATGGGTCTCCAAAGAAAAGCCTCACTGTGGGCAACAGCACTAAAAAGTCAGTCTTTTCCAGTTCTCAAAGGAGGGTTACATCTTCTAGGATATCTCTAAGGAACTCCTTAAAAGCCATGGAATCGACATCTGTCACTGTGCCCCAGGATGCAGGTGGGCCTGAAGGTAAACTCCCAAGTAAACGACCCAGGCTAGAAGACAAGactttttttgacaacttttttatCAAGAAAGAGCAAACCCAGAGTGGTGGTAATGATCTGCAGAGTAGTTTACATCCTCCAGCTGCAGCTCAGAATCCCAGCAGTTCATCAAGTCAGAGCAGAGTGGTACACTGTCCTGTGTGTCAGGATGAAGTTTCAGAGGCTCAGATTAACGAGCACTTGGACTGGTGCCTTGAACGTGATAGCACCCAAgtcaaaagctga
- the SPRTN gene encoding DNA-dependent metalloprotease SPRTN isoform X2: MCSIRLSEPLLKLRPRKDLVETLLHEMIHAYLFVTNNDKDREGHGPEFCKHMHRINRLTGANITVYHTFHDEVDEYRRHWWRCNGPCQNSKPYFGYVKRATNRAPSAHDYWWAEHQRTCGGTFIKIKEPENYSKKGNGKTKLGKQAVSEAEHKDKLNRGEKQLLIPFSGKGYVLGETSNCSSGKCITSHAINETQEPLSQDHSANALRPHSKTEVKFEQNGPSKKTSVASPVLSTSHQNVLSNYFPKVSIANNKAFRSVNGSPKKSLTVGNSTKKSVFSSSQRRVTSSRISLRNSLKAMESTSVTVPQDAGGPEGKLPSKRPRLEDKTFFDNFFIKKEQTQSGGNDLQSSLHPPAAAQNPSSSSSQSRVVHCPVCQDEVSEAQINEHLDWCLERDSTQVKS, from the exons ATGTGTTCCATCCGTCTCAGTGAACCCCTTTTAAAGCTGAGACCAAGAAAAGATCTTGTGGAG ACCCTCTTGCATGAAATGATACATGCCTACTTATTTGTCACTAATAATGATAAAGATCGGGAAGGGCATGGTCCAGAGTTTTGTAAGCATATGCATCGCATCAATCGCCTGACAGGAGCCAATATAACG GTGTACCATACTTTCCATGACGAGGTGGACGAGTACCGTCGGCACTGGTGGCGCTGCAATGGGCCGTGCCAGAACAGTAAGCCGTATTTCGGCTATGTGAAGCGCGCCACCAACAGGGCACCCTCCGCCCATGACTACTGGTGGGCTGAACACCAGAGAACCTGTGGAGGCACTTTCATCAAAATCAAGGAGCCAGAGAACTACTCAAAAAAGGGCAATGGGAAGACAAAACTGGGAAAGCAGGCAGTATCAGAAGCAGAGCATAAAG ACAAACTGAACAGAGGGGAGAAACAGCTGTTAATCCCCTTTAGCGGGAAAGGTTATGTCCTAGGGGAAACCAGCAATTGTTCATCTGGGAAATGTATCACTTCACATGCTATTAATGAAACCCAAGAGCCTTTAAGTCAAGACCATTCAGCAAATGCCCTGAGACCTCATTCTAAAACTGAGGTGAAATTTGAACAGAATGGTCCAAGTAAAAAGACTTCCGTAGCATCCCCTGTTCTCAGTACCAGTCATCAAAATGTCTTAAGCAACTACTTCCCTAAAGTGTCCATTGCCAACAACAAGGCTTTCAGAAGTGTGAATGGGTCTCCAAAGAAAAGCCTCACTGTGGGCAACAGCACTAAAAAGTCAGTCTTTTCCAGTTCTCAAAGGAGGGTTACATCTTCTAGGATATCTCTAAGGAACTCCTTAAAAGCCATGGAATCGACATCTGTCACTGTGCCCCAGGATGCAGGTGGGCCTGAAGGTAAACTCCCAAGTAAACGACCCAGGCTAGAAGACAAGactttttttgacaacttttttatCAAGAAAGAGCAAACCCAGAGTGGTGGTAATGATCTGCAGAGTAGTTTACATCCTCCAGCTGCAGCTCAGAATCCCAGCAGTTCATCAAGTCAGAGCAGAGTGGTACACTGTCCTGTGTGTCAGGATGAAGTTTCAGAGGCTCAGATTAACGAGCACTTGGACTGGTGCCTTGAACGTGATAGCACCCAAgtcaaaagctga
- the SPRTN gene encoding DNA-dependent metalloprotease SPRTN isoform X5, protein MDEDLVLALQLQEEWNLQVSEREPAQEPLSLVDASWELVDPTPDLQALFVLFNDRFFWGQLEAVEVKWSVRMTLCAGICSYEGRGGMCSIRLSEPLLKLRPRKDLVETLLHEMIHAYLFVTNNDKDREGHGPEFCKHMHRINRLTGANITVYHTFHDEVDEYRRHWWRCNGPCQNSKPYFGYVKRATNRAPSAHDYWWAEHQRTCGGTFIKIKEPENYSKKGNGKTKLGKQAVSEAEHKERTRWRRRRWTCSTSLTDT, encoded by the exons ATGGATGAGGACCTGGTTTTGGCACTACAGCTTCAGGAGGAGTGGAACTTGCAGGTCTCGGAGCGCGAACCGGCCCAGGAGCCCCTGTCGCTGGTCGACGCGTCCTGGGAGTTGGTGGACCCCACCCCTGACTTACAGGCCCTGTTTGTTCTGTTCAACGACCGTTTCTTCTGGGGCCAACTGGAGGCGGTCGAGGTGAAGTGGAGCGTGCGGATGACGCT GTGTGCTGGGATATGCAGCTATGAAGGGAGGGGTGGAATGTGTTCCATCCGTCTCAGTGAACCCCTTTTAAAGCTGAGACCAAGAAAAGATCTTGTGGAG ACCCTCTTGCATGAAATGATACATGCCTACTTATTTGTCACTAATAATGATAAAGATCGGGAAGGGCATGGTCCAGAGTTTTGTAAGCATATGCATCGCATCAATCGCCTGACAGGAGCCAATATAACG GTGTACCATACTTTCCATGACGAGGTGGACGAGTACCGTCGGCACTGGTGGCGCTGCAATGGGCCGTGCCAGAACAGTAAGCCGTATTTCGGCTATGTGAAGCGCGCCACCAACAGGGCACCCTCCGCCCATGACTACTGGTGGGCTGAACACCAGAGAACCTGTGGAGGCACTTTCATCAAAATCAAGGAGCCAGAGAACTACTCAAAAAAGGGCAATGGGAAGACAAAACTGGGAAAGCAGGCAGTATCAGAAGCAGAGCATAAAG
- the EXOC8 gene encoding exocyst complex component 8 codes for MAMAMSDSGASRLRRQLESGGFEARLYVKQLSQQSDGDRDLQEHRQRIQALAEETAQNLKRNVYQNYRQFIETAREISYLESEMYQLSHLLTEQKSSLESIPLTLLPAAAAAGAAAASGGEEGGGGAGGRDHLRGQTGFFPSPGGASRDGSGPGEEGKQRTLTTLLEKVEGCRHLLETPGQYLVYNGDLVEYEADHMAQLQRVHGFLMNDCLLVATWLPQRRGMYRYNALYPLDGLAVVNVKDNPPMKDMFKLLMFPESRIFQAENAKIKREWLEVLEETKRALSEKRRREQEEAAAPRGPPQVTPKASNPFEDEDDDEPTVPEIEEEKVDLSMEWIQELPEDLDVCIAQRDFEGAVDLLDKLNHYLEDKPSPPPVKELRARVDERVRQLTEVLVFELSPDRSLRGGPKATRRAVSQLIRLGQCTKACELFLRNRAAAVHTAIRQLRIEGATLLYIHKLCHVFFTSLLETAREFETDFAGTDSGCYSAFVVWARSAMGMFVDAFSKQVFDSKESLSTAAECVKVAKEHCQQLGDIGLDLTFIIHALLVKDIQGALHSYKEIIIEATKHRNSEEMWRRMNLMTPEALGKLKEEMKSCGVSNFEQYTGDDCWVNLSYTVVAFTKQTMGFLEEALKLYFPELHMVLLESLVEIILVAVQHVDYSLRCEQDPEKKAFIRQNASFLYETVLPVVEKRFEEGVGKPAKQLQDLRNASRLIRVNPESTTSVV; via the coding sequence ATGGCGATGGCGATGTCAGACAGTGGGGCGAGCCGGCTGCGGCGGCAGCTGGAGTCGGGCGGCTTCGAGGCGCGGCTGTACGTGAAGCAGCTCTCGCAGCAGTCGGACGGGGACCGGGACTTGCAGGAGCACCGACAGCGCATCCAGGCGCTGGCGGAGGAGACGGCGCAGAACCTGAAGCGCAACGTCTACCAGAACTACCGGCAGTTCATAGAGACGGCCCGTGAGATCTCCTACCTGGAGAGCGAGATGTATCAGCTTAGCCACCTGCTGACGGAGCAAAAGAGCAGCCTGGAGAGCATCCCGCTTACCCTGCTGCCGGCTGCCGCTGCCGcgggcgccgccgccgcctctggaggggaggagggaggaggtggagCGGGGGGCCGCGACCACCTCCGGGGCCAGACCGGCTTTTTCCCCAGCCCCGGGGGCGCCTCCCGGGACGGTTCTGGGCCAGGCGAGGAAGGAAAGCAGCGAACCCTCACCACCCTGCTTGAGAAGGTGGAAGGCTGCAGGCACCTGCTGGAGACGCCGGGACAGTACCTAGTGTACAATGGTGACCTGGTGGAATACGAGGCGGACCACATGGCCCAGCTGCAGCGGGTGCACGGCTTTCTCATGAACGACTGTTTGCTGGTGGCCACCTGGCTGCCACAGCGGCGGGGGATGTATCGCTACAACGCCCTCTATCCCCTGGATGGTTTGGCTGTGGTCAATGTCAAGGACAACCCACCCATGAAGGACATGTTCAAGCTGTTAATGTTTCCCGAGAGCCGTATTTTTCAGgcagaaaatgcaaaaatcaaaCGGGAGTGGCTGGAAGTGCTGGAGGAAACCAAGAGGGCCCTCAGTGAAAAAAGACGCAGGGAACAGGAGGAGGCAGCGGCCCCTCGAGGGCCACCCCAAGTGACCCCCAAGGCCAGTAACCCGTTTGAGGACGAAGACGACGACGAACCAACTGTTCCCGAGATAGAAGAAGAGAAGGTGGACCTCTCAATGGAATGGATCCAAGAATTGCCTGAAGACCTGGATGTCTGTATTGCCCAGAGGGATTTTGAAGGTGCCGTTGACCTGCTGGATAAATTGAACCATTATCTAGAAGACAAGCCCAGCCCACCTCCTGTCAAAGAACTGAGGGCGAGAGTGGATGAGCGTGTCCGCCAGCTCACCGAGGTGCTAGTTTTTGAACTCTCCCCGGATCGGTCCCTGAGAGGTGGTCCCAAGGCGACCCGCAGGGCAGTTTCTCAACTAATCCGACTTGGCCAGTGCACGAAGGCTTGTGAGCTGTTTCTGAGAAACAGGGCGGCAGCCGTGCACACCGCAATACGCCAGCTCCGCATTGAAGGGGCCACCTTACTCTACATTCATAAGTTGTGCCACGTTTTCTTTACCAGCCTTCTGGAGACCGCCAGGGAATTTGAGACCGACTTTGCAGGCACCGACAGTGGCTGCTACTCTGCCTTTGTGGTCTGGGCGAGGTCAGCCATGGGCATGTTCGTGGATGCTTTCAGCAAGCAGGTGTTCGATAGTAAGGAGAGCCTCTCCACAGCGGCTGAGTGTGTCAAAGTGGCGAAGGAGCACTGTCAGCAACTGGGCGACATCGGACTCGACCTCACCTTCATCATCCACGCCCTTCTGGTGAAAGACATCCAAGGAGCCTTGCATAGTTATAAAGAAATCATCATCGAAGCCACTAAGCATCGCAACTCCGAGGAGATGTGGAGGAGGATGAACTTGATGACTCCAGAGGCCCTGGGGAAActcaaagaggaaatgaagagctGTGGGGTGAGTAACTTTGAACAATACACGGGGGATGACTGCTGGGTGAACCTGAGTTACACGGTGGTCGCGTTCACGAAGCAGACCATGGGCTTCTTAGAAGAGGCACTGAAGCTGTATTTCCCAGAGCTGCACATGGTGCTTTTGGAGAGCCTGGTGGAGATCATTCTGGTTGCTGTCCAGCATGTGGATTACAGCCTTCGGTGTGAGCAAGATCCAGAGAAGAAAGCTTTTATCAGACAGAACGCATCCTTTCTGTATGAAACAGTCCTCCCCGTGGTGGAAAAAAGGTTTGAGGAGGGTGTGGGGAAACCTGCCAAGCAACTCCAGGACCTGAGAAATGCCTCCAGACTGATTCGAGTGAATCCCGAAAGTACAACGTCAGTGGTCTGA